A window of Salvia splendens isolate huo1 chromosome 8, SspV2, whole genome shotgun sequence genomic DNA:
GTTTTCAGTTTAATATAAATTTGGGCTAGACGGTTGTTGCAAATGGACTGTTGTGGGTGTTTTGGTTTCTCTTCGAGGAAGCCAAAGAAGGCAGAGAGACCCTGTAGGAGGATGCCCCATGGTACTTCACGGGAGTCCTTGTTGGATGATGATGACGATGTAGAAGATGAGGATGATGATTTTTATGATGGAGATATGACGGAAACTGGTATCCCTGATGAATATGATTTCCTAAGTCCAAGAAAGCGCGCGGAGGAGATCTTGATGTCCCTGCTGGAGAATGGGATGGTTTGCAGGGAGTTCCCTGTTAAGGAAACCAACACTTTGCTACGCTCCGAGGTGAGTTgtagaaaacatgtctgtgagTATAGGCAAAGGTTTATTTGTAGCAGAAACTAGTTCTTGTAATGTGCTTATTGAAAGCTTCATTACTTGAAGTGCTACCATGTGAGGCAATATCTCGTTGTTCCCCTAGGGAGTAAAAGTTTTGAAACTTGATAAGAAAAAGAAGGCTTTGGTAATTGGTTGTAGTACTATATtaccaaataaaaaaactaataataTGATCATTTTATGTTAGTTTAGGAACATGAATGCATTCAACTTTGGCTTTCTTCCTTATTGGTATtgaatgatactccctccgttccatgttaatagtggtgtttcattttctgcactcatattgaaaaaataatactaacaaataagtaaagtggagaaaaagtaaaataagagagagaaaaatatagagaagactattcttactttactcttatccactttaactatttattactctcaTCCGTCCcccaagaatatgcactctttcctttttagtctgtcccacaagaatatgcactttttatttttggaaagtattttctctctaatgaggtgggactcattctcacctaacaatactttaattactttttctctttacctctctcttactttatcaattttacattaaaacccgtgccgaacccaaagtgcatattctttggggaacTGAGATAGTAGATATAATACTGGATATACCTATCACATATATACACTACTTAATTCTTACAGAATGAAGAACATCTAATTTAGTACTGTTTGCTAGGGGTTAAAATATTGTGTATCATGTGTGTTGCATGAAGTAACGTTAGTCAAGTCTTTGTTAAAAAGACTTTCTTTGATTGAAGGTGTAGTGTTCCAAACGGTATTGACTATCATTATGCCAGGATGATGATGGGAACAAGACAATTAATGAATATGTGCGTGAACATAAGATTGGTTCTGGCAGCTATGGAAAAGTGGTGAGTATTTTGCTCAAGGTATTTTACTATCTGTATTTGATTTTTGGAAATGTAACATGTAATCTTGCCTCTTCGGGAATGTTTAGGTTCTCTATCGGAGCCGTGTTGATGGACAACATTATGCAATAAAGGTAATATCTTCTTGCATGTTTTTTAACCCTATAGATGTTTGCATCTGCAACTGAATCCTTGAAGCTTTGATTGTTAATATGGTTCTCTGCCATTGGGTTTTATTGAGGGAATCTTTGAACTTGTGCTTACAAAATTATTATAGTTTTGGATGTTATGTTGCTGGTATTGAACCCATAGCCATTCTAGCAAGAGCGAGACTTGTTGCTTGAGACGTTATTGATGCCCTTTTGCAAGATGGAAATCTTTTTAAGAAATTGCTACCACTTCATATCATTACCAACTATACTCAATCTATGTGAACAGGCCTTTCACAAATCTCATTTGTTGAAGCTACGAGTTGCGCCTTCCGAGACTGCCATGACTGATGTTTATCGTGAGGTATTTGATACTTTATTATGACCATCATTTTGCTGTCCCCCCCCCCCTTTTAATCCCATATTATAGAATATTTTGCACACTTTAGGTTAAAGATTATCTTCAAATATGCATCTGTAGTATTTGCTTACGAGACCATCAACTAGTTGCATAATGCTAAATCATCAAATTAATGTTTTCATTATGATAGGTGATGCCAATGTTTTTACCCAGTCAATTCACAtctctttatttaatttgactGTGCATTAATCAtggttgtttatttttatctttattgCTGCAGAAAATTTTGAACATGTAGTTGATCATCCCATTCCTTTAATTTCTGGCAATGATCTGCTTGTTCCATCTTAGTTGTTTGTTCATACTTATAATATCATATGTTTACAGGTTTTAATCATGAAAGTGTTGAGTCATCCTAATATAGTCAATCTGGTGGAAGTTATAGATGACCCAATAACAGATCGCTTCTATATGGGTATTCTTCCATTACTTTATTTCATTGCTAGTCTTGCTAACTTGAGCTATATACTTGACCTCAGAACAATTTGTTTCAGTTCTTGAATATGTGGAAGGAAAATGGATTTGTGAGGATACTGGTCCTTCATGTGCTCTAGGGGAAGATACTGCACGGAAGTACTTACGTGACGTAGTTTCTGGGTTGATGTATCTTCATGCTCATGTATGTTACTAATGCCACTTCTTACAATTTTCATAATCAGATTGGATTTACTTCTGAACCTCTACTTTTCCACTTCTCTCTGCTATAGTATATTATGTGACACTATTTATGCATCTTGAATTGTAAAATAGTGTGTACTTGACATACTCTGGTTAGTAGGAATGCATAaaagatgtgatttttttatatattttatttagccTCTTTTACTATCTGTCAGATTACTTTGTGGATAGTAGGAGATCAATATAAACAAGGAACTTCATAGTGTATTTACTATTTATCATAAGTGTCTACTTTTTTCGTTAGTCTAAAGCCAGGGTGATATTCATCAGCCCTATGCAAGATATTAATTGTTAGGTCGTATTGGTCTTATATATGAAGAAGGTTTCACTTATTTTGATCTTTTGCATAAAACAAACATTGAAAAATTAGTTTGAGTCTTTGTACTCCACGCTAATCTGAGCAATTGCTGGCGTACTTTGCCTTCAGTTTCGTATGCAATTAACTCTTCTCATAATGTGTGCATCATGACTACCCCCCTCAACTCTTCCCACTTGGGTTAGTTGTTACTCTTCCTTTTTCTTTAACAGGTAACCATGTTGTTACTCCATTCGGTCCCCATTAGTTTTGACAACATTATAACGCAGATACGCATCAAAGTAATATATGATGTCCCTGTATAAAATGGGGATGTGTTATGTCTTTAAAACTTCACTAAGAAAATGTTTTTCTAggcttttactttatttattttatttattatgtgtGGTTTTTCTGAATTAactcacatttaattttattgtttgatGTGACAGAACATAGTGCATGGAGACATTAAACCtgataatttattaattactagttTTGGCACAGTTAAGATTGGTGACTTCAGCGTCAGCCAGGTTGCTGAGGTAAGAGAATGTTACTAGCAAGCTTCGTtggtttaattatttatatattatgattttcATCACTTGATCCATGAACTTGCATGTTTCATAGTTTAATTTCTTGCAGAAATAGAACTATGAACATGTTGAATCATTCACACATTATTGATTATCACAATTGTTGAATAAAATTTCTGAAATATTTGATGTTAGTATGATATTCACTACTTACGGTATCATTGCCTATAGAAATCAACAAGTAACTTTTGTCCATAGGATGATAATGATGAGCTTCGTCGTTCCCCTGGAACTCCTGTATTTACAGCGCCTGAGTGCTGCTTAGGTCagtctttttaaaaaaaatcttgatACTAGATGTTTTTTCCATCTTACTGTAACCAATCTACTTTCCTTGTAAGATTAGGTGTAACCTATAGTGGAAGACTTGCTGACACTTGGGCGGTTGGAGTTACGTTGTACTGTTATATTATGGGGAACTACCCATTTCTAGGGGAGACTCTCCAAGACACCTATGACAAGGTGCATGAGTCTCTTGCTTCAGTATTGATATATGTCTGATTTT
This region includes:
- the LOC121743544 gene encoding serine/threonine-protein kinase GRIK1-like, whose amino-acid sequence is MDCCGCFGFSSRKPKKAERPCRRMPHGTSRESLLDDDDDVEDEDDDFYDGDMTETGIPDEYDFLSPRKRAEEILMSLLENGMVCREFPVKETNTLLRSEDDDGNKTINEYVREHKIGSGSYGKVVLYRSRVDGQHYAIKAFHKSHLLKLRVAPSETAMTDVYREVLIMKVLSHPNIVNLVEVIDDPITDRFYMVLEYVEGKWICEDTGPSCALGEDTARKYLRDVVSGLMYLHAHNIVHGDIKPDNLLITSFGTVKIGDFSVSQVAEDDNDELRRSPGTPVFTAPECCLGVTYSGRLADTWAVGVTLYCYIMGNYPFLGETLQDTYDKIVNNPLLLPADMNPLLRDLLEGLLCKDPKQRITLEAVACHPWVVRDHDGPMPYHLCWCKYGRLQAASEERGDDTNS